One window of the Leptotrichia sp. oral taxon 215 str. W9775 genome contains the following:
- a CDS encoding sigma factor-like helix-turn-helix DNA-binding protein, translated as MATARAIAEEVAKILKEDKEFKIQKNLTPFQRTEKLLYELKYLKGAIEVKRERLSGLHNAPVLLSKKETGINIQSTKKYISEVEKIENMIENCENEIKRLEHVVNMTENALKNIEDDRYYKIIELKYFEEMTLEYVAEKFKVDERTIRRQKNRLVNRLRVLIFSDSVIQDIMNN; from the coding sequence ATGGCAACGGCAAGAGCGATAGCGGAGGAAGTGGCAAAGATTCTGAAGGAGGACAAGGAATTTAAGATTCAGAAAAATCTGACTCCGTTCCAGCGGACAGAAAAATTACTGTATGAGCTGAAATATTTAAAAGGGGCCATAGAGGTTAAACGTGAGAGGCTCTCAGGCTTACATAATGCCCCCGTCCTGCTTTCCAAAAAGGAAACAGGTATAAATATTCAATCGACAAAAAAATATATCTCAGAAGTCGAAAAAATCGAAAATATGATAGAGAACTGCGAAAATGAGATAAAACGGCTTGAACATGTCGTAAATATGACAGAAAATGCACTAAAAAATATCGAGGACGATAGATATTATAAAATTATCGAATTAAAATATTTTGAAGAAATGACACTTGAATATGTTGCAGAGAAATTCAAGGTGGACGAAAGGACAATAAGACGTCAGAAAAACAGGCTTGTCAACAGGTTGAGGGTGTTAATTTTTTCAGATAGCGTGATACAGGATATCATGAATAATTAA
- a CDS encoding minor capsid protein: MSKKYWQDRFIEEEERLNKIAGDEFRRQQLEYERAISRLNKDIEVWYNRIAKNNDVSLAEAKKMLNDKELKEFKWTLDEYIKHGEENGIKKDWSRQLENASARVHIERLEAMKLQVRGEIEKLYNGRESGFESYLKNLYKDQYNRTAFQIAKGTGVGTNIYSLNDKLVNTVIKKPWAPDGRNFSDRIWEDKDKLINTLHTEMTQAFIRGDSLEKLADKIAEKMKVSKANASRLVYTESAAYSSKARLKSYQDLGVEKYEIVATLDNRTSDICQEMDGKVFDLKDYEVGVTANPFHVRCRTTTAPYFDDMQGERAARNEKTGETEYVPADMKYGEWKEKYLDNNSELTDKSKKTSKKQKTLDDINSIEEMEEFTKSQNWFYKNDSFNSNELLSYEGMELEAAKSVHKTYEKVFERYPQMKGRLAAFNTHKLKDPKHFANCNIGTGQGGITFNKIYYGNLEKFKKQVAKLVERGYFPEGTTWEGITMHEIGHAVDDFLSFNAKVFGEPPNKKIASNLVSSKIRPKIFRKLKLQIGDIAEKLSDYATTDAQETFAEAFSEFMTSPKPRELANEYGKTIDEMFSKIEVEDSFKGLSSGNKTVVLEKDVRYRKLGNIKNTGYNNPVELLRKYEQKIVKNTYESAMVITESGEIYVAKGDANSISLHKMNIPYKNSYFTHNHPEGLHEWGLSNDDFTFFTNHELRYMAAIDEKYIHELSRNLFEMKDIDLNMDPRKLENVNFENVAEVLQVQKAKEKKLKYRRKRHVVKKPQAL, translated from the coding sequence ATGAGTAAGAAATACTGGCAAGATAGATTTATTGAAGAGGAAGAAAGACTTAATAAAATAGCAGGAGACGAATTTCGTAGACAGCAGCTGGAATACGAGAGGGCTATATCGAGGCTGAACAAGGATATCGAAGTATGGTACAACAGAATCGCTAAAAACAATGATGTATCACTGGCCGAGGCTAAAAAGATGCTGAACGACAAAGAACTTAAGGAGTTCAAATGGACGCTTGACGAATACATCAAACATGGGGAAGAAAACGGAATCAAGAAAGACTGGAGCAGACAACTTGAGAACGCAAGTGCAAGAGTACACATTGAACGGCTTGAAGCTATGAAGTTACAGGTAAGAGGGGAAATAGAAAAGCTTTATAATGGCCGTGAAAGTGGATTTGAAAGCTATCTTAAAAATCTTTATAAAGACCAGTACAATCGTACGGCATTTCAGATAGCAAAAGGAACAGGGGTAGGAACTAACATATACAGCTTAAACGATAAGTTAGTAAATACAGTTATTAAAAAGCCATGGGCTCCTGATGGGAGAAACTTTAGCGACAGGATCTGGGAAGATAAGGACAAGCTTATAAATACTCTGCATACGGAAATGACGCAGGCATTTATCAGAGGCGACAGTTTAGAGAAACTGGCAGATAAAATAGCCGAGAAAATGAAAGTGTCGAAAGCAAATGCATCAAGGCTGGTATATACAGAAAGTGCGGCTTATTCAAGCAAGGCAAGGCTTAAGAGTTATCAGGATTTGGGTGTAGAAAAATACGAAATAGTGGCCACACTGGATAACAGAACATCTGACATATGCCAGGAAATGGACGGCAAGGTATTTGACCTGAAAGACTATGAAGTCGGAGTCACTGCGAATCCGTTTCATGTCAGATGTCGAACTACTACGGCTCCTTATTTCGATGACATGCAAGGCGAAAGAGCCGCAAGAAATGAGAAAACAGGAGAAACGGAGTATGTTCCAGCGGATATGAAATATGGTGAGTGGAAGGAAAAATATCTTGATAATAATTCAGAGCTAACAGATAAATCGAAAAAAACATCTAAAAAACAGAAGACACTTGATGACATTAATTCAATAGAGGAGATGGAGGAGTTTACAAAATCGCAGAACTGGTTTTATAAAAATGACAGTTTTAATTCAAATGAACTGCTTTCTTACGAGGGGATGGAACTCGAAGCTGCAAAATCTGTTCATAAGACTTATGAAAAAGTATTTGAAAGATACCCTCAGATGAAAGGCAGATTGGCCGCTTTTAACACGCATAAACTGAAAGATCCAAAGCATTTTGCAAACTGCAATATTGGAACAGGTCAGGGTGGAATAACTTTCAATAAAATTTACTACGGTAATTTGGAAAAATTTAAAAAACAAGTAGCTAAACTTGTAGAGAGAGGATATTTTCCAGAAGGAACAACCTGGGAAGGTATAACAATGCATGAAATAGGACATGCAGTCGATGACTTTCTCTCCTTTAATGCGAAAGTTTTTGGGGAGCCTCCTAACAAAAAAATAGCTTCGAATTTAGTATCAAGTAAAATAAGACCTAAAATATTTAGAAAATTAAAATTACAAATTGGGGATATAGCAGAAAAATTGAGTGATTACGCAACTACAGATGCTCAGGAAACATTTGCAGAAGCATTTTCGGAGTTTATGACAAGCCCTAAACCGAGGGAGCTTGCAAATGAGTATGGTAAAACAATTGATGAAATGTTCAGTAAAATAGAAGTAGAAGATAGTTTTAAAGGATTGAGTTCAGGAAATAAAACGGTTGTCCTGGAGAAAGACGTACGTTATAGGAAACTTGGCAATATAAAAAATACAGGGTATAATAATCCTGTAGAACTGTTAAGAAAATATGAGCAGAAAATAGTAAAAAATACTTATGAAAGCGCGATGGTAATAACCGAAAGTGGAGAGATTTATGTGGCAAAAGGTGATGCGAATTCGATATCTCTACATAAAATGAATATACCTTATAAAAATTCATACTTTACACATAATCATCCAGAAGGATTACATGAATGGGGGTTAAGTAATGATGATTTTACATTTTTTACTAATCACGAATTAAGATATATGGCGGCGATAGATGAAAAATACATACATGAATTATCTAGAAATTTGTTTGAAATGAAAGATATCGACTTAAATATGGATCCGCGAAAACTTGAGAATGTAAATTTTGAAAATGTTGCAGAAGTTTTACAGGTGCAAAAAGCTAAGGAAAAGAAACTGAAATATAGGAGAAAAAGACATGTTGTCAAAAAACCACAGGCTTTATAA
- a CDS encoding terminase small subunit yields the protein MKLTEKQKRFADHYIETGNATESAVKAGYSKKTAAVIAAENLIKPNIKTYIDGKLKALESERTASAKEVLEMLTSSMRGEIKEEVVVVEGTGDGCSDARIIEKQIGLKDRIKAAELLGKRYRLFTDKVEVEGVLPVMIVGEDDLEE from the coding sequence ATGAAATTGACAGAAAAGCAGAAACGCTTTGCAGACCACTACATCGAAACGGGAAACGCAACAGAATCGGCAGTAAAAGCGGGATATAGCAAGAAGACAGCAGCAGTAATAGCAGCAGAAAACTTAATAAAACCTAATATAAAAACCTACATCGACGGGAAACTGAAGGCACTGGAGAGCGAAAGAACTGCATCTGCCAAGGAAGTACTTGAAATGTTGACTTCGTCGATGCGGGGAGAAATTAAAGAAGAAGTCGTCGTGGTTGAAGGCACTGGGGACGGATGCAGTGATGCAAGGATAATAGAAAAGCAGATAGGACTCAAGGACAGAATAAAGGCGGCCGAACTTCTTGGAAAACGGTACAGGCTATTTACTGACAAGGTCGAGGTCGAGGGAGTACTGCCTGTCATGATAGTGGGTGAGGACGATCTTGAAGAGTAA
- a CDS encoding phage portal protein, whose amino-acid sequence MEKDNISLSEVESIIMWHFSSDSYRMMLDGNRYYAGEHDILKRNRTAIGDDGKLITVNNLPNNKIVNNQYKKLVKQKVNYIASKTPSISTDNEKYNELLNDLFDKGFLKTIKRIATDVYNNGIGWLFLYVDEEGNLKFKRINSVEVIPVWTDNDHTELKYAIRKYANQVYRNGRYEKETHIELYKDSGVEHYILNDNKLNLVEKKAYLTVDDTPYNWQRIPLISFRADELEQPLLNRVKSLQDGLNMLMSDFMNNMQEDSRNTILVIKNYDGENLGEFRRNLATYGAVKVREEGEVSSLQVEVNAGNYDAIVKLLKQTIIENGAGFDSKADTLGNNPNQLNIRSMYSEIDLEANDFETEFQASFEDLLWFVANHLKNTGQGDFLNEKVEVVLNRDILVNESQAISDIKNSVGIISEETILAQHPWVTDVQAEQERLKKERSENIEGYGGFGEHNHSDDIDE is encoded by the coding sequence ATGGAAAAGGACAATATAAGTTTATCGGAAGTTGAAAGCATTATAATGTGGCACTTTTCAAGTGACAGTTACAGAATGATGCTTGACGGTAACAGATATTATGCAGGGGAACATGATATACTGAAAAGAAACAGAACGGCGATAGGTGATGACGGAAAACTGATAACTGTTAACAACTTGCCGAATAATAAGATTGTTAACAATCAGTATAAAAAACTGGTAAAACAGAAAGTAAACTATATAGCATCTAAGACACCAAGCATAAGTACTGACAATGAAAAATACAACGAACTGCTTAATGATTTATTCGATAAAGGATTCCTCAAAACGATTAAAAGGATAGCCACTGATGTATATAATAACGGCATCGGCTGGCTATTTTTATATGTCGACGAAGAAGGAAATTTGAAATTTAAGAGGATTAATTCGGTCGAAGTTATCCCTGTGTGGACTGACAACGATCATACAGAACTTAAATATGCAATCAGAAAATATGCCAACCAGGTATACAGGAACGGAAGATATGAAAAGGAAACGCATATAGAGTTATACAAGGACTCAGGAGTTGAACATTACATACTGAACGATAATAAGCTTAACCTGGTTGAAAAAAAAGCATACCTGACAGTTGACGATACACCATATAACTGGCAAAGAATACCGCTTATAAGTTTCAGGGCTGATGAATTGGAACAGCCTCTGCTTAACAGGGTGAAATCACTGCAGGACGGACTTAACATGCTTATGAGTGACTTCATGAACAATATGCAGGAGGACAGCAGGAACACGATACTAGTTATAAAAAATTATGATGGTGAAAATTTAGGTGAGTTCAGGAGAAATCTGGCAACATACGGAGCCGTAAAGGTCAGAGAAGAAGGAGAAGTGTCAAGCTTACAGGTTGAAGTGAATGCAGGAAACTATGATGCGATAGTGAAACTTCTGAAACAGACAATAATTGAAAATGGAGCAGGATTTGACAGCAAGGCTGATACACTGGGAAACAATCCGAACCAGCTTAACATAAGATCCATGTACTCTGAAATCGATTTGGAGGCAAATGATTTTGAGACTGAATTTCAAGCAAGTTTTGAAGATCTGCTGTGGTTTGTTGCAAATCATTTAAAGAATACCGGACAAGGAGACTTTTTAAATGAAAAAGTTGAAGTAGTACTGAATAGGGATATTTTAGTTAATGAAAGTCAGGCAATATCGGACATCAAAAATTCTGTTGGAATAATATCTGAGGAAACAATACTTGCCCAGCATCCATGGGTTACAGATGTGCAGGCGGAACAGGAAAGGTTGAAAAAAGAACGTAGTGAAAACATAGAGGGCTATGGAGGATTTGGAGAACATAACCACTCTGATGATATAGATGAGTAA
- a CDS encoding VRR-NUC domain-containing protein, whose amino-acid sequence MLESIIEKYLVSEVKKLGGTAYKFVSPGHAGVPDRLCLLPNGTAFFVELKATGKTTRPLQDRQIEKIRAYGQRVYVADSREKIKEILEIEGGRESEVQAT is encoded by the coding sequence ATGTTGGAAAGTATAATCGAGAAATATCTAGTATCTGAAGTGAAAAAACTGGGAGGTACTGCGTATAAATTTGTGAGTCCCGGGCATGCGGGAGTACCGGACCGGCTATGCCTTCTGCCGAATGGAACAGCATTTTTTGTGGAACTCAAGGCAACAGGGAAAACAACGAGACCTTTACAAGATAGGCAGATTGAGAAAATAAGGGCGTACGGACAGAGGGTGTATGTTGCAGATTCAAGGGAAAAAATAAAAGAGATACTGGAAATTGAAGGAGGAAGGGAAAGTGAAGTTCAAGCCACATAA
- a CDS encoding virulence-associated E family protein, giving the protein MYNREIVISTAGSRKETRWKTEKLLWSEFVKRLETPTRTAEKFEDFLKLPKAKQDELKDVGGFVAGKLKDGIRKNVNLLSRDLITLDLDNIEPGKTEEVINKVESLNMSYAVYSTRKHMESRPRLRVIIVTDRSMSPDEYEPVARKVAQMIGMAMCDPTTFEPARLMFWASCSVDSRYVYKFNLEKAPLSVDGILATYDDWKNMTEWPQVPGTEKMAEKMLKKQENPLEKSGIIGAFCKTFTIAEAVEKFIPEEYDISDDGKRMTYTQGSTYGGAVIYDDVFVYSHHATDPAGGKLCNAFDMVRLHKFADMDADVKEGTPANRFPSFVEMSKFARSIEEVASIVNMERYTASDDFGVLEEGKSDIDLSWMNELAQHENGAFVKSINNMLIVLENDVSLKGKFAIDEFTNRGMVTGAVPWNRKDEMRQYEDLDDSGVRNYLEKRFGLTGENKIYDALLLASYKNRFNSVAEYLGNLKWDGKERIEKLLPDYLGAEDNIYTREVMKVSLTAAVARAVEGSIKYDYMPIFTGPQGIGKSTFLAKLGGKWYSDSLQTFAGKEAAEMIQGTWINELGELTAFTKNETDLIKQFLSKTDDIYRKAYGRRTEKYPRRCVFFGTSNDYEFLRDRTGNRRFWPVEVGIMEPKKSIWKDLDAERDQIWAEAYFYYITGCELDLSGEAKIIADEKQENHRVKDVKEGEIMEFLEKEVPEDWHSWNHQKRKNYYFEGFDKSGIKTVPRDRVCALEILVECFGMRREYIKNSDSANVNSIMGSMKGWERLKTPRKFGDFGQQRGFKRRTTK; this is encoded by the coding sequence ATGTACAACAGGGAAATAGTGATAAGTACTGCAGGTAGCAGGAAGGAGACAAGATGGAAAACAGAAAAGCTTTTATGGAGCGAGTTCGTCAAGAGGCTTGAAACACCGACAAGGACTGCCGAAAAGTTTGAAGACTTCCTGAAACTGCCAAAGGCGAAACAGGATGAGCTTAAGGACGTCGGGGGCTTTGTTGCGGGAAAGCTCAAGGACGGTATAAGAAAAAACGTGAACCTGCTGTCAAGGGACTTAATAACATTAGACCTTGACAACATAGAACCAGGCAAGACCGAAGAAGTTATTAATAAAGTTGAAAGCCTTAACATGTCCTACGCCGTGTACAGCACGCGTAAGCACATGGAGAGCAGGCCAAGGTTAAGGGTTATTATCGTGACAGACAGGAGCATGTCCCCCGATGAATATGAGCCCGTGGCAAGGAAAGTGGCTCAGATGATAGGTATGGCCATGTGCGACCCTACCACCTTTGAACCTGCAAGGCTGATGTTCTGGGCAAGCTGTTCTGTGGACAGCAGGTATGTGTACAAGTTCAACCTTGAAAAGGCTCCTCTGTCAGTTGACGGAATCCTCGCAACGTATGATGACTGGAAGAACATGACGGAGTGGCCACAGGTTCCGGGAACGGAAAAAATGGCAGAAAAGATGCTTAAAAAACAGGAAAATCCTCTTGAAAAATCAGGAATAATAGGAGCTTTCTGTAAAACTTTCACCATAGCTGAAGCTGTGGAAAAGTTTATTCCGGAAGAGTACGACATATCTGATGATGGAAAAAGAATGACCTATACCCAGGGGAGCACTTATGGAGGAGCTGTAATTTATGACGACGTCTTCGTATACTCGCACCATGCCACTGACCCCGCGGGAGGTAAGCTGTGTAATGCATTCGACATGGTAAGACTCCACAAGTTCGCAGACATGGACGCGGATGTGAAGGAAGGTACTCCTGCGAACAGGTTCCCCTCATTCGTTGAAATGTCAAAGTTCGCGAGAAGTATTGAGGAGGTAGCGTCCATCGTTAACATGGAGAGATACACCGCATCTGATGACTTCGGTGTGCTTGAAGAAGGTAAAAGTGATATTGACCTGTCATGGATGAATGAACTTGCTCAGCATGAAAACGGTGCATTCGTAAAGTCGATAAACAACATGCTGATAGTGCTGGAAAATGATGTGAGCCTTAAAGGCAAATTCGCAATAGACGAATTTACGAACAGAGGAATGGTCACAGGAGCTGTTCCATGGAACAGAAAAGATGAAATGCGTCAGTACGAAGACCTTGACGACAGCGGGGTCAGAAACTACCTTGAGAAAAGGTTCGGGCTTACAGGAGAGAATAAAATATATGATGCCCTGTTACTTGCATCATATAAGAATAGGTTCAACAGCGTGGCCGAATACCTCGGGAACCTTAAATGGGACGGGAAAGAAAGAATTGAAAAGCTTCTGCCTGATTATTTAGGTGCGGAAGATAACATTTATACAAGGGAAGTCATGAAGGTGTCGCTTACGGCCGCCGTTGCAAGGGCGGTCGAAGGGAGCATTAAATATGATTACATGCCGATCTTTACAGGACCGCAGGGGATAGGGAAAAGCACATTCCTTGCCAAACTTGGAGGGAAGTGGTACTCGGACAGCCTGCAGACTTTTGCAGGGAAAGAAGCGGCGGAAATGATACAGGGTACATGGATTAATGAACTGGGAGAACTGACAGCGTTTACTAAGAATGAAACGGATTTAATCAAACAGTTTTTAAGTAAAACTGATGATATTTACAGGAAAGCATATGGGAGAAGAACGGAGAAATATCCGAGAAGATGTGTGTTCTTCGGAACATCGAACGACTATGAGTTTTTAAGGGACAGGACTGGGAACAGGAGATTCTGGCCTGTTGAAGTAGGAATTATGGAACCTAAGAAGAGTATATGGAAAGACCTTGATGCCGAAAGGGATCAGATATGGGCGGAGGCGTATTTTTACTATATCACGGGATGTGAACTGGACTTGAGCGGTGAAGCAAAAATCATCGCAGACGAAAAACAGGAAAATCACAGGGTGAAAGATGTCAAGGAAGGGGAAATAATGGAGTTTCTTGAAAAGGAAGTACCCGAAGACTGGCATAGCTGGAATCATCAGAAAAGAAAAAATTATTATTTTGAAGGCTTTGACAAATCAGGAATAAAAACAGTACCGAGGGACAGGGTGTGCGCCCTGGAAATACTGGTCGAATGTTTCGGAATGAGAAGGGAATACATTAAGAATTCTGACAGTGCAAACGTAAATTCCATAATGGGTTCCATGAAAGGATGGGAACGTTTAAAAACACCGCGTAAATTCGGTGATTTCGGCCAACAAAGAGGGTTCAAAAGGAGAACTACAAAATAA
- a CDS encoding PBSX family phage terminase large subunit: protein MKSKKIRLPDIVGKGYKDFWNFKGRYKVVKGSRASKKSKTIALWIIYSMMKYRGANTLVVRKVYRTLKDSCYSDLRWAINRLNVLEYWEFKESPLEITYIPTGQKILFRGFDDPLKITSISVSDGVLCWCWCEEAYEINREQDFNMLDESIRGIVEPPLFKQFIISFNPWNERHWLKKRFFDVEDENIMAKTTNYMCNEWLDESDKKLFEDMKKNNPRRYQVAGLGNWGIVEGLVYENWEEKEFDYTEVAKMHGVKSAFGLDFGYTNDPTALFCGLIDVANRTIYVFDEIYRNAMKNREIAEEIIRKGYGKEKITADSQEPKSIDELYDLGLKGIRNSRKGKDSINNGIQYIQDYKIIIHPRCVNFITEISNYMWDKDKFDNAVNKPVDDFNHLMDAMRYALEDYTKGPTFSFD from the coding sequence TTGAAGAGTAAGAAGATCAGACTGCCTGACATAGTCGGAAAAGGGTATAAGGATTTTTGGAATTTCAAGGGCAGATATAAAGTTGTGAAAGGGTCAAGGGCAAGTAAGAAAAGCAAGACTATAGCACTTTGGATAATCTACAGCATGATGAAATACAGAGGTGCAAATACCCTTGTTGTGCGTAAGGTGTACAGGACACTTAAGGACAGCTGTTATTCAGATTTAAGATGGGCGATAAACAGGCTGAATGTACTTGAATATTGGGAATTTAAGGAAAGTCCACTTGAAATAACATATATACCCACGGGACAGAAAATTTTATTTAGAGGTTTTGACGATCCGCTTAAGATAACTTCAATATCCGTATCGGATGGAGTACTCTGCTGGTGCTGGTGTGAGGAGGCGTATGAGATAAACAGGGAACAGGATTTTAACATGCTTGACGAAAGTATCAGGGGTATTGTGGAACCGCCTCTATTCAAGCAGTTTATAATATCATTCAATCCCTGGAATGAGCGGCACTGGCTTAAGAAGAGATTTTTTGATGTCGAAGATGAAAACATAATGGCAAAGACAACGAACTACATGTGCAACGAATGGCTTGACGAAAGCGATAAGAAGCTGTTCGAGGACATGAAGAAGAACAACCCTAGACGTTATCAGGTCGCAGGGCTTGGAAACTGGGGGATAGTGGAAGGGCTGGTATACGAGAACTGGGAAGAGAAGGAATTTGATTACACAGAAGTGGCGAAAATGCACGGAGTCAAATCGGCATTTGGGCTTGACTTCGGGTATACCAACGACCCTACTGCGTTATTCTGTGGACTGATAGATGTAGCAAACAGGACAATATATGTATTTGATGAAATCTATCGGAATGCCATGAAGAACAGGGAAATAGCGGAGGAAATAATCCGCAAGGGATATGGAAAGGAAAAAATAACTGCCGACAGTCAGGAGCCGAAGTCAATAGACGAGCTTTATGACTTAGGGCTTAAGGGAATAAGGAACTCAAGGAAAGGTAAGGACAGTATCAATAACGGAATCCAGTACATTCAGGATTATAAAATCATAATACATCCGCGATGCGTTAATTTCATTACCGAGATATCAAACTATATGTGGGATAAGGACAAGTTCGATAATGCGGTCAATAAGCCCGTGGACGATTTCAACCATTTGATGGATGCAATGCGGTATGCACTGGAGGATTACACGAAAGGCCCTACATTTTCTTTTGATTAA
- a CDS encoding DEAD/DEAH box helicase gives MKFKPHNYQKYCIDKVVNTEKVGLLLDMGLGKTIITLTAIDELKLNMFEVSRVLVVAPKKVAESTWFREAEKWDHLKLLKFSAVLGSEKKRINALNTPADIYVINRENIPWLVDYYRNDWPFDMVVIDEFSSFKNQQAKRFRALKLVLGKIKRLVGLTGTPAPNGLKDIWAQIYLLDQGERLGKNITVFRDRYFNFYRSRSDPYGKYELKQGSDKSIMDRIADICVSMKAEDYIELPDVVDNIVSVELDAKARKQYEKLEKQMILELNSLEEITVANAAALSNKLLQLSNGAVYDEKKDVHEIHKCKIERFMELVEELNGKSALVFYSFKHDLDRMKSTLAKTGLRVRELKTVQDEKDWNSGKIDILLAHPASAAYGLNLQDGGNHVIWFGLNWSLELYQQANKRLHRQGQKEKVIIHHLVCSNTRDEDVMKALQSKGDIQEELLQSLKARIEKYTGGKKQ, from the coding sequence GTGAAGTTCAAGCCACATAATTACCAGAAGTACTGCATTGATAAAGTTGTAAATACTGAAAAAGTCGGACTTCTGCTTGACATGGGGCTGGGAAAGACGATAATAACTCTTACGGCCATAGATGAACTTAAGCTTAACATGTTCGAGGTCAGCAGGGTACTTGTCGTAGCACCGAAAAAGGTTGCAGAAAGCACATGGTTCAGGGAGGCAGAAAAATGGGACCACCTGAAGCTCCTTAAATTCTCAGCAGTACTGGGTTCGGAAAAGAAAAGGATTAATGCACTGAACACCCCTGCCGATATATACGTGATCAACAGGGAGAACATACCATGGCTTGTGGACTATTACAGGAACGATTGGCCGTTTGACATGGTGGTCATAGACGAGTTCTCAAGTTTTAAGAATCAACAGGCCAAGAGGTTCAGGGCACTTAAGCTTGTGTTGGGTAAGATTAAGAGACTCGTAGGGCTTACTGGAACTCCCGCACCGAATGGTCTTAAGGATATATGGGCACAGATTTACCTGCTGGACCAGGGTGAGAGGCTCGGAAAAAACATAACGGTATTCAGGGATAGGTACTTCAATTTTTACAGGAGCAGGAGTGATCCGTACGGCAAATACGAACTCAAGCAGGGTTCAGACAAGTCAATCATGGACAGGATAGCTGACATATGTGTGTCCATGAAAGCGGAAGATTACATTGAACTGCCTGACGTGGTGGACAATATAGTCAGCGTGGAACTTGATGCGAAAGCAAGGAAACAGTATGAGAAACTTGAAAAGCAGATGATACTGGAGCTTAACAGTCTTGAAGAAATAACAGTCGCAAATGCGGCGGCACTGTCGAATAAACTCTTACAGTTAAGTAACGGAGCCGTGTATGACGAAAAAAAAGATGTGCATGAAATCCATAAGTGCAAGATTGAGAGGTTCATGGAACTGGTGGAGGAACTTAACGGGAAATCGGCACTGGTGTTCTACAGTTTCAAGCATGACCTTGACAGGATGAAAAGTACACTGGCCAAGACAGGTCTTAGAGTGAGAGAACTTAAGACAGTGCAGGATGAAAAGGACTGGAACAGCGGAAAAATTGATATCCTACTTGCACATCCCGCAAGTGCGGCTTATGGCCTGAACTTGCAGGACGGAGGGAACCATGTGATTTGGTTCGGACTTAACTGGAGCCTTGAGCTGTACCAGCAGGCCAACAAGAGACTTCACAGGCAGGGGCAGAAGGAAAAGGTTATAATCCATCACCTTGTCTGCAGTAACACACGTGACGAGGACGTCATGAAGGCTCTGCAGAGCAAGGGAGACATTCAGGAGGAATTACTGCAGAGCCTGAAGGCAAGAATAGAAAAATATACGGGAGGAAAGAAACAATGA
- a CDS encoding dUTPase, translating into MEALKKFDIDELLKRQAVLDKKFDEKKTLRGRSQIRTYIAYFTELGELAQELKSEWNYWKNHTKPVDRRKTLEELSDCLHFYLSYIDQKPYRIIGCTDMYLWSRFFTDIESALSQLTKIREEAENLIFGAMLSIVRCVGATEEEFLKIHHEKWLKNMNERTKGEY; encoded by the coding sequence ATGGAAGCACTAAAGAAATTTGATATTGATGAACTGCTTAAAAGGCAGGCAGTACTTGACAAGAAATTCGATGAAAAGAAAACGTTGAGGGGAAGGTCACAGATAAGAACATACATAGCATATTTTACCGAGCTGGGGGAACTGGCACAGGAACTCAAGAGCGAATGGAACTACTGGAAAAATCACACTAAACCGGTCGACAGGAGAAAAACACTGGAGGAATTATCTGACTGCCTGCATTTTTATCTCAGCTATATTGACCAGAAGCCGTACAGGATAATCGGATGTACGGACATGTATCTGTGGTCCAGATTCTTTACGGACATAGAAAGTGCACTGTCACAGTTGACGAAAATACGGGAAGAAGCAGAAAATCTAATTTTCGGGGCAATGCTGTCCATAGTGAGATGTGTAGGTGCAACGGAAGAGGAATTTTTGAAAATACACCATGAAAAATGGCTTAAGAACATGAACGAAAGGACAAAGGGGGAATACTAA